The Strigops habroptila isolate Jane chromosome 20, bStrHab1.2.pri, whole genome shotgun sequence genome segment AGGGAAGCTGCGGTGCTCTGTCCTCATTTCCTGGGTCTCTCCGTGtccctgcagggatggagcagggccCTGGCTCCGGGATGTGGCACCCGGCTCCTGACAGCTTCCTTAGATAATGCTTTTAGCTTAATAAGCACCGTTTTGCTCCTATTTGCTCCCACTTCCCTCCTGCCAGTTTGGATCCATGtccagtggctgcagcagggagctgggagcatTTCTGCCCCCCACCCCATAGGAAGAGCCTGGAGTCCCCCAGCAGTGGGGTTGGGGTGCTGGATGGGGCTCCCTATGACCCCCCGCCTGTGCTGCACCCAGGCAGaggctgggttttggggggcagTTTCATACCTAGAGCCTGCTCCCTCCTGAGCTTCATCCtgtgggaaggagctgctgggggtCCCACAGTGGGGATCTTGTTCCAGGGGGTACCAGCACCCCCTGATGAGGGGCTCCCCATGCCCTGGCAGGATTCACTCTGACCCCCATCTCTGCAGGGGTAATTCATTAGCTGTGACTCATTAGATCAGCCCAATGGTCGATACTTGTTGCCAGCTGGTACCTGGCTCCATCCctcactttcttttccatatgGATTTCACAGCGTTTTACTGGTGCCTGGTGTTTGTGCTCCCGGGGCCGGGCCTCAGTTTCCCCGGGGGTGATGAGGAGGGTGATGAGGAGGGTGACCCCCGCAGAGGAGGAAGGCTCCAAAACTCTGCCCGGCCTCGGGACCCCCCCGGTTTTGAGGCTGCGGAGGGATGGGGGGCGAGTTCAGGGCTCCGAGCCCGGCTCAGCGACCGCTCTGcggcggggaggaggaggaggaaggtgccGCTGGTCCAGAGGCAGCCGGACCGCGCTGGGGACCGCGGGGCTCCTGCACCGGGCCCCCCCGGCCGCAGCCATCGCGCCGGCCCCGCGTTGCAGCGTGTGCCCGGGGGCTGCGGGACGGGACCAGAGACACCCCCCCAcacccggccccgctcccggcccctccccgcgcccgccccgcgccgctcccgcccccggcccgccccgtCGGGGCgcagcgcggcggggccggtggCGGCGGGCGCATGGCGGGGCTGCGGGCGCTGTGGCTGCTGGCGGCGCTGGGCGCGGCGGGGGGGCACCCGCAGCCCTGCCGCGtcccggccccccccggccccgccgtgCGCCTCGGGGCGCTGCTGCCGCCCGGCTCCCCCCGTCGCGCCCGGCTCCGCGCCGCGCTGGCCAGAGCCGCCGGTGCCGGTGCCAGCCCCGGGGCGGGTCCCGGGGGGACGCCGCTGCCCTCGAACCTCAGCCTGGAGGTGGTGGCGGGCGGCCCGGCCGCGCGGGACCCGGGCTCGCTGGCGCGGTGGCTCTGCGGGGCGCTGGCGGGGCGCGGCGTTGCTGCCGTCCTGGCGCTGCCCCGCTCCCGGcgggagctgctcctgctcgACTTCCTCGCCGCCGCCCTGGAGATCCCCTTCGTCAGCCTCCTGGACACCCGCGGGCTCCTGCCCGTCCGAGCGCAGGTAAGACCCGCACCCGCCGCGGCCGGGCACCGGGAGCAGCTCCCCGGCCCGGCTCCGTCCTTGCTCCTGTACCGACACTCATCCCGGCTCCATCCCAGCTCTATCCCGCGGGTCCTCAAACCGGCTCCTCTCCCGACCCTGAGTCCAGCTCCAGCCCCGGCTCTGTCCCAGCCCCTCGTACTTGCTGCATCCCGGCTCCATCCCAACTTTATCCTGACTACATCCCGGCTCCCTCATCTCAGCCCTATCCCACCTCCATTCCCATCTCTATCCCGGCTCTATCCTGACCTCCACCCCTTGTCTATCCCAGCCTCATTCTGAGCGCCCTCCTGGCCTCTTCCTGTCCCCATCGCAGCAATAtcccagccccctcctggcccccatcccagccctattctggctccatcccagcccccATCTCATCTCTCATGGCCCCCTGCCCGGCTCTATCCCAGCCCTATCCTAGCTCCCAGTCCAAGGCAACTTCCCtggctcctcctgcagccccgCATCCCCCAAGCCTCAGTTCTGACCCCAGAAGTGCTCCAGGGACGTGCCTGGTGCTGGATCCCCTCAGTCCCCTGTGCTGGATGGGGTAGGGAATGGGCAGAGTGCGGGCAGGGAGCATGAGGGACCATGGTGGGTGCTGCCTCTGGGCTCTTCCCTCgggcaggagccaggcagggGCACAGCCACAACCCCTCTGTGTCGGCAGAGCCCCTTCCACTTCCGTGTGGACCGGCAGAGCTCGCTGGAGACGCTGGTGGACGTGCTGGTGAGCATCCTGCAGGCCAACGACTGGCAGGAGACCAACCTGGTGCTCTGCCACCCCTGGGACGTCTCCGGCTTCCTCGGCCTCTGGGCCCGTCGCTCCCAGCTCTTCCTCCGCACCGTCCTGGACCTCGGGTACCTGGACGAGCCCAGGGCCACCCGCTACCTCCAGCAGCACCGGGAGCACTTCAGGACCCTCTCCAGCCCCGTGCTGGTGCTCGGCTGCGACCTGCAGCGCGCCCGGCTCATCTTCCGCACGGCCGAGGAGtcggggctgctgctgcacgAGCTTcactgggtgctggggtccccGCTCAGCGCCGGAGAGCTGCAGACCGAGGGGCtgcccctggggctgctggcttACGGGGAGCTCAACCCGCCGCCGCTGGAGCTCTTCATCCAGGACGTGGTGGAGCTGGTGTCCCGCGCCATCGGCAGCGCATCCCGcacccggcccggccccgccgtgCTGCACACCGCAGTGAACTGCAGCGACGGGCGCCCGGCGGGTGGCGAGTCACCCGGCCTCGTCCTCTCCCGGTAAGGGAGGTGCTGGGGTGCCCCTTTCCCTGGCTCCATCATATTGGGGTGCTccggggggggtgtgggggcagagctggggtgtGCAGAGCCCTGTGTGGCCCCTGGTGGGGCTCAGCTCCCTCCAGGACACgctctgtgctggctgcacaGAGAGGGACGTGTCACTTCCCATCTCCCTGATGCTGCCCGATCATGGTTGCTCTATTAACATTAATAACACTCGGCTCTGCCAGCGCAGCGAGACGCAGCGGGGCCAGGTCCTGCCAGTGCCCGAGTTGGGCACATTGCTCCCAGCTCTAAGCCCTTGGTCCCCACTGGAGCTGTGACCCCCTCCCGTCCCCTTCCCCACCAGGTTCCTGTCCAACACGTCCTTCCACGGCCGCACGGGGCCGGTGCGGGTGGAGAGCGCGAGGCTGGTGCGGCTGGAGCAGCGGTTCCACGTGTGGCGCCTGCAGCGGGACCCGCGGGGGGCCCCGGCCTGGGGGACGGTGGGCTCGTGGCGGCGCgggaggctggagctggaggagggcGCCCGGCAGAGCCAGCGCCACGGCCCCGGCGAGGCGGCCGCGGGCACCCACCGGCGGCTGCGCGTGGTGACGCTGGTGGAGCATCCCTTCGTCTTCACCAGGGAGGTGGATGAGGACGAGAGCTGCCCCGttgggcagctctgcctggacCCTGGCACCAACGACTCGGCCGTGCTGGACGCCCTCTTTGaggagctgggtgctggcaACGGGTCGGTGCCGCGGGTGTACAAGAAGTGCTGCTACGGGTACTGCATTGACCTGCTGGAGAAGCTGGCTGAGGACATGAGCTTTGCCTTTGAGCTCTACATTGTGGGTGATGGGAAATACGGGGCCTGGAAGAACGGGCGCTGGACGGGGCTGGTGGGGGACCTGCTCAGCGGCATGGCCCACATGGCCGTCACCTCCTTCAGCATCAACTCGGCACGGAGCAAAGTCATCGACTTCACCAGCCCCTTCTTCTCCACCAGCCTGAGCATCCTGGTGAGGACCAAGGACACGGCGTCGCCCATCGGAGCCTTCATGTGGCCCTTGCACTGGACCATGTGGGTGGGCGTCTTTGTGGCCCTGCACATGACGGCCCTCTTCCTCACCCTGTACGAGTGGAAGAGCCCCTACGGCATGACCCCCCTCGGCCGCAACCGCATGAAGATCTTCTCCTACTCCTCAGCCCTCAACCTCTGCTACGCCATCCTCTTTGGGCGCACCGTGTCCAGCAAGACGCCCAAGTGCTGCACCGGCCGCTTCCTCATGAACCTCTGGGCCATCTTCTGCCTCCTGGTGCTCTCCAGCTACACGGCCAACCTGGCGGCTGTCATGGTGGGGGAAAAGACCTTCGAGGAGCTCTCAGGCATCCACGACCCAAAGGTAGGAGAGGATCCAGGCTGCTTCAGACGGGGTGAGACAGGGCTGAGGTCCAGGGAAGGGgacaagggggggggggggtgtctgtCCTTCTTGCTGCACCTTCCCTGATGGGATGCGCATCAAAGGTCCCCACAGCCCAggtcctgcagcacagggcCTGGGATGTGTCCCCAcggagctggggctgttcccGACTGATGCTCTGGTGCCTCCTTGCAGCTGCATCACCCCTCGCAGGGCTTCTGCTTCGGCACCGTGTGGGAGAGCAGCGCCGAGGAGTACATCAAGAAGAGCTTCCCCGAGATGCATGAGCACATGCGGCGCCACAACGTCCCCAACACCCCTGCTGGCATCACCATGCTCAAGTGAGGGGCCGGGATGTCATCTTGAGGGGTTCCCCCCCCTCTTTTACCCCTTCCAAAGGGCAGGTTTTGCCCCATCCCTTCAGCCTGTGCATCCCCCTCAcccctggggcagccccatccctgaGGGTCCCCCTGTGCTGGTGCAGGACGGAGCCCCCCAAGCTCAACGCCTTCATCATGGACAAGTCGCTGCTGGACTATGAGGTCTCCATTGACTCTGACTGCAAACTGCTCACTGTGGGCAAACCCTTCGCCATTGaaggtttggggggggaaatggggagcTGCAAGGTGGAGGGGGGCACACAGGAgactgtgtgtttgtgtgtgtttgtatgtgcgtgtgcacacacgtgtgtgcTCTGCCTGCGGCTCCCATGGGGCCGTGCCAGGGGGATGCTGCCCCGCTCCATGGCTCCCCAGCGCTGCCGCTCTCTCCCCGGGGCCAGGCTACGGCATCGGCCTCCCGCAGAACTCGCCGCTCACCTCCAACATCTCCAAGCTCATCAGCTGGTACAAGTCCTCCGGGTTCATCGACCTCCTGCACGACAAGTGGTACAAGATGGTGCCGTGCGGGAAGCGCGTCCTCGCTGTCACCGAGGTGCTGGGCTCACGGGGGGGCTCTTGGGGTCTGATCCCCCCCTCTCCGGCTCAACCAACACTCCCCGTTGTCCCCATAGACCCTGCAGATGGGCATCTACCACTTCTCGGGgctctttgtgctgctctgcattgGGCTCAGCACCTCGCTGCTCACCTCTCTGGGCGAACACGTCTTCTACCGCCTCGTCCTGCCCCGCATCAAGCGCAAGAAGAAGTTCAACTACTGGCTGCACACGAGccaggtgctgctgctccctcttgCCTCGCGCATCCcgcctccagccccagctcacGCATCCTTTATTCCCCACAGAAAATCCACCGGGCTCTGAACATGggcacagaggagcagcagagccaaaAGCTGAGCTTGGAGCAGAGGTACGGCCGCAGCTGGGTGCCTGCCCcactcttctccttttcctttagaTTTAGATGGGATATCGGAACAATTCTTCCCCCAAAgagtgctcaggcattggaacagggtgcccagagaagctgtggctgccccatccctggcagtgttcaaggccaggttggacacaggggcttggagcaacctgctctagtggaaggtgttcctgcccgtggcagggggttggagctcaatgatcttaaggtcctttccaacccaacccaggCTGGAATTCTATGAACTTAAAGCTCTTTCCCAGCCCTATTGCTTCTATTCCTCCCCGTGGGCACCCACcatcctgggggggggggctcccGGCTCaaccctcccacccctccccacAAGGTGCGCCCTGCAGCCGAGGCCCTGGAGCACACGACGGGTGCGCTTCCAGCTGGACAGCAAAGCCCCCCCCGAGGGCGAGGAGCCCCCCGGGAACGGGcccctggagcaggagctgcggGAGCTGGAGCGGAGCATCTGGGAGCTGCGGGACCGGCTGCGCGCGGCCCTGGCCAGGAGGAGCGAGCTGGTGGCCGCGCTGGGCACGGCCAAGGGCAGCCgggtgctgcctgcagggacagCCACCGAGGAGCCCCCGGAGAGGTGACACGGGCAGGGACCGGGGGGGTGGgagccccaaaacaccccaaagcaGCTGGGCCAGCACATGGTCCCCTCGCTTGGAGTGGGAGCAACGGGATGAGGGATGGAAGGAAAAGGGctttggggtgggaggaaggtgAGGGGGGTGTGTCCTGGGGCTGCCCCCCCCACCCgcttccccagctccttcctcaTTGCCCCTTCCTGGGGGTTaaactgcaggcagcagccttAGCTGAGGGGGTTTAGTTTGGGATGGGATGCGAGTTTTGGGATGGGGGTTTTGGGATGGGGGGTTAGGCAATGGGATGAGATGTGAGTTTTGGGATGGGGGGTTAGGCAATGGGATGGGGTGTGAGCTTTGGGATGGGATGTGAGTTTTGGGATGGGGGTTTAGGCAGTGATGAGTTGCGAGTTTTGGGATGGGGTGTTAGGCAATGGGATGGGGTGTGAGCTTTGGGATGGGATGTGAGTTTTGGGATGGGGGTTTAGGCAGTGATGGGTTGCGAGTTTTGGGATGGGGTGTT includes the following:
- the GRIN3B gene encoding glutamate receptor ionotropic, NMDA 3B, with translation MAGLRALWLLAALGAAGGHPQPCRVPAPPGPAVRLGALLPPGSPRRARLRAALARAAGAGASPGAGPGGTPLPSNLSLEVVAGGPAARDPGSLARWLCGALAGRGVAAVLALPRSRRELLLLDFLAAALEIPFVSLLDTRGLLPVRAQSPFHFRVDRQSSLETLVDVLVSILQANDWQETNLVLCHPWDVSGFLGLWARRSQLFLRTVLDLGYLDEPRATRYLQQHREHFRTLSSPVLVLGCDLQRARLIFRTAEESGLLLHELHWVLGSPLSAGELQTEGLPLGLLAYGELNPPPLELFIQDVVELVSRAIGSASRTRPGPAVLHTAVNCSDGRPAGGESPGLVLSRFLSNTSFHGRTGPVRVESARLVRLEQRFHVWRLQRDPRGAPAWGTVGSWRRGRLELEEGARQSQRHGPGEAAAGTHRRLRVVTLVEHPFVFTREVDEDESCPVGQLCLDPGTNDSAVLDALFEELGAGNGSVPRVYKKCCYGYCIDLLEKLAEDMSFAFELYIVGDGKYGAWKNGRWTGLVGDLLSGMAHMAVTSFSINSARSKVIDFTSPFFSTSLSILVRTKDTASPIGAFMWPLHWTMWVGVFVALHMTALFLTLYEWKSPYGMTPLGRNRMKIFSYSSALNLCYAILFGRTVSSKTPKCCTGRFLMNLWAIFCLLVLSSYTANLAAVMVGEKTFEELSGIHDPKLHHPSQGFCFGTVWESSAEEYIKKSFPEMHEHMRRHNVPNTPAGITMLKTEPPKLNAFIMDKSLLDYEVSIDSDCKLLTVGKPFAIEGYGIGLPQNSPLTSNISKLISWYKSSGFIDLLHDKWYKMVPCGKRVLAVTETLQMGIYHFSGLFVLLCIGLSTSLLTSLGEHVFYRLVLPRIKRKKKFNYWLHTSQKIHRALNMGTEEQQSQKLSLEQRCALQPRPWSTRRVRFQLDSKAPPEGEEPPGNGPLEQELRELERSIWELRDRLRAALARRSELVAALGTAKGSRVLPAGTATEEPPERHPPARPSSAPLQGSREEEEEEGE